The Oncorhynchus clarkii lewisi isolate Uvic-CL-2024 chromosome 31, UVic_Ocla_1.0, whole genome shotgun sequence genome includes the window AAATAAGAAGGAAGATCCGTCTGATGGTGAAGGACAGGTTCAGGTTGGGACGATAATCCAAAGCTTTCACGTAGAAAGGAAAATATAAAACATCTCTGAAGTAATCCAAATAAATTAGTGAGACAAAAACTGAAGGCCAAGAAAATAATGAATCTAATAGATATTTGATAATTCACGTCCTCTTTTGACAGCAAAACTATGATCCTCTAAATCATCAGGTTATGGTTGCACCACAACAGTGACCCTTCGTTTCACACAATTACTGACAATGACAACCCCAGTTTGTTTAGGATGGAACCCCTCTGGTGTGGTCAAGGTGCACCCCTAAATTCCTGCTGTGCCCATGGAGGAGAACACGGACTGGCCAATGTCGAGGGTACAGTATGGTTATGGTAATCCCCCAATCATAGTCCCTGGGATCCTATTAGGACAGGAGCGCCAATGGGAAAGCAGGCCAGTGTCTGATCAGCAAACCTGCACTGGGCCAACAGGTTGGATTTGACAGTTATGACAGGTATACTCACAGAGAgttgagacaggacagagagggccAGGGCTATAGTTTATACATGCAGATAGAGATGGATAAAGCTTACAGGCTGAGggactgggggagggggagagtgatCGCTTACCACAGGAAGTGGGTCATGTTTGGGAGAAAGACAAATCAAGAAACCATACATCTTAGAATTAATCATTTTATTGATCTACAACATCAAAAGtcttgggaggggggggggggcagctttATACAGTTTTAGCTAAGATAGTTCATTAGGATGGACAGCATAGCATTAATGTAGTAGAGCCCTGTGTTTTGGACAATCATGTCACAAGTTCtggatttgaacctttatttaaagctTTTTCATCAAACTGTCCCCTTTTCCTTTTTGGGTCAGATGGTCCAGCATCATTGTCCAacaccatcctcagacaattgcTTTCATAGTTGGTGTAATTCTCATTTCTGGAAAGGCTTAAAATGAAGGTTAAACTCTAGGTCATGTGACATGATAGCCCAAAACACAGTGGGTAATACGTTAATGGCAGCTGGATCGATGTTATTCAGATATGAAGGTTACTTCATTGGCTTACTGGAGCTTACAAAATAGCGGTCATTGTTATAAAATAGAAAATTCTACCCACTGTCTAGACATTAACAAAAAAAACGTTCAATTCTGCATCACTTCATAAGGAAAAGGAGGGACTGTACCACATTGCAAATTTGGATCAATAATTATATTCTGTATATATGTCAATTAACTGTTTAAGTCTAATACTTTCTTTACCACTGCACCACAGTACCTTTGGGAAAGAAACAGAAAGTAATATTTACAATGCCATCACTCAAATGTATAGTGACattaaaatgttaaataaatgcAGAACTACAGGCCCCAAACCATCACAAACAAACTATCACATCTTGAACAATCCTAGCCTATGTAATATAAGGTTATAATTACAGCAATTCATAGGTTCCTTTCACTCCGCCCCCCTCTCTTCAGCTGTTCCCCCTCCCCCGTTGGCCTTGtgccccctctccccacctccgcTCCCATCCTCTGGGTGTGtcagctggtgcatgaagtcaTCCAGAACCCTCTGGGCCGTCAGATAggacacatcaacaacagcaccCTGCTTACTCTCAGCTGCTCTCCCTGCAACTGCCACGCCCCCCTTGACAGCAGGCACAAGGTAACCCTCCTCCCATGCACCTTCTGCACCCCCTGTTCCCAACTCCACCAGAGGGTAGGGGTTGGGAGGGGTGTCAGTGTGAGGTTGGTAGTTGGAAGGCCGGGGCTGTCTTGCTGCTTGGCTGGCAGCTAGTTTCTTATAGATAGCCATACTGATGTCAGCGACGGAGAAAGGGGGACTCATCGGGCGAGAATCCTCATTTCCTGTCTGACCTATCACCCCAAACCCCTCCTCCTGCTTCCAGGGCATAAAAGCAGTGACCTTTTGTGGACCCGCCTCAAACTCCCTGAGTCCTGCACCTGACCAATCAGACGGCTTCTGCTCCAGTTTTGTAGCGGGTGATTGGATGTCGCTTGTGGATTGGCCGGTTTTCAAGGCGTTCTTCAGGAACTGCTTGACAGTATCTCCAGAGTCAAAGTGCTTCTCTATGAGCTCCTTGATCAGACAGGGAACCTGGAGGACAGCACAGACATCCTATCAGTTCATACAATACAACAGACATAGAGAAACCAGTAGATGAGGTAGAAGAAATGATGAGCTGAACATGAGTTGAGGAGATTATGGATAGTCTTTTCATGTACGGCCACTATCAACTTTACAAATACAAAATCATCATATTGATTTTCCACCACTCTTTCTGTTGCCAGTATGTAAACTAATCTAAATGTGCGTTTTGGTTCATGTATTGCTCAGTAGATGGTGCTGTGCTCACATTGATGTTCTCCAGAGAGGCGATGGTGGCGTTGGCCTGCTCCAGCTCTGTGCTGAGATGGGCGATACGCTGCACCATATACTTCCTCTCAGAGCTAAGGCTCTCAGTCTGCAGGGATAGAGGAGAGTACATGACTCAACATATTCACTACAGTTTGTTCTagagatggtataacagtagtaCTAATTGTGCTCTCAGTCTTCaaggacagaacagagcagaggacatcagtcaacacaacactgtgtgttgtagaggtgacagagagggagaaggacatgTTTCTATACCTGGGTGGGGGTATGAGTTTATATAGTGGCAGGAGTCTTTCTTAACCATATGAAAAAACGAatttggcgttactctggaccctgatctctcttttgacgaacatatcaagactgtttcaaggacagcttttttccatctacgtaacattccaaaaatgatgcagaaaaattaatccatgcatttgttacttctaggttagactactgcaatgctctactgtaacgctccgggtgtcgcgggtgtggagtcagacgcaggaaacagagagtgcaATGCTGTGCTCTTTAATGCACAAAACGcaacacagggtgctcacaaccaaactgccccaaacacgggggacgAAAATAGTACAACCGAaatacacgaccaggaacaaacacgttcctctactacagaaccgaaggtcacaataattaatcccgcacaaagaaacaggctaataaagcccaactaatcatTCACAATCAGGTTCTAACAagaaacatacaaggagggggcggaaagacaatcagtggcagctaataggccggtgaaaACAACCACCGAGCACCACCCGACCGGGAAGGgaaaccaaaaaatgtgatcatattactccagtgctagccgctctacactgacttcctgtcaaggcaagggctgatttcaaggttttactgctaacctacaaagcattacatgggcttgctcctacctatctttctgatttggtcctgccgtacatacctacacgtacaagacgcaggcctcctaattgtccctagaatttctaacagctggaggcagggctttctcctatagagctccatttttttggaacggtctgcctacccatgtgagagacgcagactcggtctcaacctttaagtctttactgaagactcatctcttcagtgggtcatatgattgagtgtagtctggcccaggagtgtgaagttgaacggaaaggctctggagcaacgaaccgcccttgctgtctctgcctggccggttcccctctttccactgggattatttgcctctaaccctattacaggggctgagtcactggcttacttttgttctttcatgccgtccctaggaggggtgcgtcacttgagtgggttgagtcactgatgtgatcttcctgtctgggttggagcccccccttgggttgtgccgtggcggagatctttgtgggctatactctgccttgtctcaggatggtaagttggtggttgaagatatccctctagtggtgtgggggctgtgctttggcaaagtgggtggggttatatccttcctgtttggccctgtccggggatagcatcggatggggccacagtgtctcctgacccttactgtctcagcctccagtatttatgctgcagtagtttatgtgtcggggggctagggtcagtttgttatatctggagtacttctcctgtcttatccggtgtcctgtgtgaatttaagtatgctctctctaattctctctttctctctctcggaggacctgagccctaggaccatgcctcaggactacctggcatgatgactccttgctgtccccagtccacctggccgtgctgctgctccagtttcaactgttctgcctgcggctatggaatcctgacctgttcaccggacgtgctacctgtcccagacctgctgttttcaaatctctagagacagcaggagtggtagagatactcttaattatcggctatgaaaagccaactgacatttacccctgaggtgctgacttgctgcaccctcgacaactactgtgattattattatttgaccatgctggtcatttatgaacatttgaacatcttggccatgttctgttataatctccacccggcacagccagaagaggactggccacccctcatagcctggttcctctctaggtttcttcctaggttttggcctttgtagggagtttttcctagccaccgtgcttctacacctgcattgcttgctgttttggggttttaggctgggtttctgtacagcaggctatataaatacatttgatttgattatagacCAGGGACCACAGTTTTACCTGGTCAGGTTCTGGCCCTAAATAAGATaatctcagtgtctctctctctccgtctctgtctttgtctctccgtCTGTCATGTTTGACCTAATTCTTACCGCTGAGTGCAGTTTCTCCCCCAGAAGGCTGTTGGTGTGCtgggtacctgtgtgtgtgtcctggagCCTGTAGCAAAGAGAGACAGCATCACGGCTATGAATTTGGGGCTCATGTTGTATACCAttacccccacccacccacccctaaGTCCTTGGTCATGAGGCcatctgacctctgaccctaacAATAGATCAGACCATACAGATGGCAGGCAGAGAACCACTCAATTTAACCACACCAATCAGTCACACAAAGCTATTGATCAGTGGAATTTGCCTTCCAGGACAAAAATGTAGGGCAAAAAAGGGCTATTTCACAGGTTCAACAGAATGAGACATTCATAAAGTCTACTCTGTAAATCACAAAGACCATGCCTAGATGTGCTGCATGCCTTCCCTGGTGCTCACGGTAACTTGAAAAGGGAGAGGCAGATGTATTGTAATCACATCAAAGACATACGAGGACAAGAGCAAGCATTGTTACTACAGTATTATACAATGATTATTGTTTCTATTGACGCACTTTACACTATAGTCGTCATCAAATTAATCATGTTACTGTGTAACACTATAGATTCATCATATTATCATGTTACTATATAACACTATAGCATCATCATATTATCATGTTACTATATAACACTATAGCATCATCATATTATCATGTTACTATATAACACTATAGCATCATCATGTTATCATcttactatataacactataGCATCATCATATTATAATTAGCTCTGACCTCTTGAACTTCTCCTTCATGTGGCTAAGCTCCTCCCTGGCCCTGGCTAGCTCCGCCTCCAGACTCTCAATGCAGACCACTGTTTGCATCAGGTTCTGGTGCAGCTCAGCATTCTCCTCCTGCAGTGCCCTATTTACACACAGAAGGGTCATGGGAGATGGAATTGTATTACAAAAATGCGCAGTCACATTTCCTAAGGCCATTTTAGCACTTTAGATGCTATGGATGTAGCTCAGGTCAGCCTCTAGAGATGTTACATTTCACATAGCCTTGTTAATCCAGACTGCACGCTGTGCGTTGTACCATCGTTACACACATTTCTCCTTCATCTTGTTCTTCATCCATCTTTACTGATAGAGGTGGTGAGAGAGCTCTAGAAGCCATTAGTGGAATCCATATTCAGTGACCTTTCACAATCAAACGGATGCTCTTTAGAGTGTATtgataaacagagaggagaggggagaaagaaggggaaAAATCACACTCACTGGAGTTCGCCTTTGTCACCTGTCAAGGCCTATGGAAAGAGACAGCAGAAGAGAAGAGACCATTAGAGATGTTGATGATTTTCTAATTCAATAACTTTCAGTACAGttatattagttgtattagtaatgTTATCATGTGCAGTTTTTTCCTTTGATTATTATTTGTCATTACCATATACATCAGGGATATTGTTATTGGAAGCTTTGACAAGGTACAATGCAGTTTCTTCACTTCCTAATAAAGTTTCATAAACTGaatggaatgttttttttacagaGATGAAAAGGGCAGAGAGAATGATAGGGACATAACAGAGCCAAAGTAATTGATTATTGAACTTAAGTTCACACGCTCCAGGAAAAGCTATTGATTGTGCGTCAGTGAGGTTAATAAAGTCAGAGCCACAGCATGGTTACTCTGGCCCTCTCTGTGCTAGCTGGCACTCAGGCAGTCTCGGGTTGGGTAGCGTGTTGTTCCCAATGCAACACATTGCCTATAAAGGTTACCTGTTACCTAATGTGGTTAATTGTGGACAAGCGTCACAGACAGAGGATGACGATTGAGTTCTCTTTATATAACTGCTGCTTTGTGGTTTAGGGCACTAACTGACACTCCCTGTGTGGTTTGAACTTCAATAACTTTAAAGAACTTTGGGACAAATCCTAATTTACATGAATGCATGATTTACCTAACTCTACAGCTAGGACCTACTAGCTATAGTATGTATTTAGACCCCTCGACTCCACCAGCATACAGatagatgtaagatcttaatttgatcactcttttgttgctgagaatctTCCTGCACAGAAAGAAATGCAAACttatagtgtatttgagttttaaaatggCTTTTAAAGTCTGTCATTTCcgtttgaaatttcagacttgatttgtcctaacgcaaaatgtatcaacccctacaaaaacgtccattaattacaatccacataataattcacatttcctgttgatgcagaattattttccttctgtagcaaactggctcaaattcaGACCCTACATATGTAGTTGACATCAGTTAGACTCACCCTGTGTGGCTTTGGACGCCAGCGGTAGGTTGATCGGTTATGGCGGTCGCTCTGCTCGGAGCTGGGGCTGGCCGTGTCTCGGTCTCTGTTCCGGGATGAGTCAGACTTGCTGGAGGGAGACTCCGACTCGGGCCCTGCCACTGGAGGAGGGGAGTGTGTGCGGATTGGGGTGCGGTGGGGTAGCTGGGGTTGCTGGGTGTGTGGAGATGAAGGTGGGCTATGGGTGGACCTGTGGCTCTGGTCAAGGTGTTTGTAGCTCCGGTGTTTGTGATGGCTGGGCTCAGGGCTGGAGCTGACAGTGCCGTCTGTAAGAAGGGAGCCATACCGTCCATGCCTATTACCGACAGGACCCTGGAAGTCAGGCAGGGAGGCCGGTTGGTCTTCATAGCCAGCCGGTGGGTGGGGCGGGTAGGGTTGGCTGGAGTGGCGGGTTGGGGGGCTGCCTAGACGAGGAGTGTGGTTCTTGCTTTCATACCCAAACTTTGTAGGGAGAGATATTTTCCGTGATCGTGTGTCAGAGTCATTCCTCAGTTTCCTAGGTTTAGCAaccgtctccctctcctccccctgcccATCTCCCTGCTTTTTCAAGGGAAGCTGGGGCTGACTTTTCAGTTGAGATTTGGGGGATGCTGGGGTTTTGGCTGGACCCGGTCCTACAGTCTCGACAGGGACCCCCAGAGTATTGAGACGGGCGGGGCTGATGACCTGTTTAGTGATCTCATCCAGGAAGGCAGAGAACTGTATCTTCCCCTTCACCATGCTCTGCCTGGCTGCATCCTTCAGAGCCTCCACATCCTGCTTCCCCTTGGGCCCTGCTGTCTTGCCTGCCACACGGGGGGACAGCACCTCCATGGATTTGGCCTTGCGGATGTCCGGCGGCGCCTCCTTGTTTTTCAGGATGCCTTTACTGGGGAGTTGGATCGAGGACACTGCCCTCTTTGGCCCAGCCAGGACCTCTTCACTGAAGGCCAGGCTACGACCCAGGCTGGCTGTCTTGTAGAGGGGTCCGTGCTTCAGGTGTGGGGGTGTCCGTGCTTTCCCTCTGTCAGTGCCTGTATTCTGCAGCAGCCCCTCTTCACTGCGGCTGTGGCCCCGGTTGAGCTCGGAGTAGCTGGGCTCTTGTCCTCCCCTCCCCTGGGCCCGATGGTTGGTCCCAGGGCTTCCTCCTCCGTGCAGTTGCCCCTGTTTGACCGTGGCATACACCTGCAGCTCACTGTCATCCTCCCGGAACTGTCGTCCTCCTGCAATGTTGGAGCAGGACATGGTATGCTGCGGCCGGCTGGCGTGCTTCAGGGAGAACTTGTCGTCAATGCCGGACCATTCGATGGAAGAGTCGGAGGAGGACGATTCggaagatgagagggaggaggaagatgcTCTGGAGAGGGTGACTGTGGTGTGGTGGTCCGACATCTCGTCGTCATGATGAAGGTgctgaggatgatgatggtgacgTCTATGGGATTGCTCCTGGTCATCTTGGAAATGGTTACCACGGTGATGGTGGTGAACGTGGCGTTCGCTGCTGCGTGTATCATTGTCCCGTGACCTCCTGTAGCTGATATGGAGAGATGACGTAGTAATTATGTATTCATCCAATTACCACACTCAATTGTAAACTTCATCACATGTGCATTCCTCATTACTGTTTAAAAAAGGAAACTTTAATGAAAGGGAAACTCAAAAGTGATCTTACCTGTGTATCTCTCTTTCTTGATCCCGGTGATGGCGGTGCTTCTGTGATGTGATCCCACCTGGAGGAGGACTATGAACAGGAGTGAAAAACTTCTCCATCATTTGTCTCTTCCCTGCAGGGAGGTCGTTGATGCCCTCTTGATGTCTCTCCTGTAAATAGTGTTGGTCAGCTTCTGATCTCCGTCTGGGGCTGaagtccctgtccctgtccctatccCTGTGTCCGTCTGATGGTGACCTCTTGGGTCTGACTGCTCCCTGTCTGTCAGCCTCAGAGATCATAGCTCCAGAGCTGAAGATGAACAACCATCACTCTGTCAGCATGTTACCCTTGTTACTTCTGTTCTGTCTGAATGAGAAATTAATAAGAAGTCCTGCTAGATAAGCACACCACAAATGCCTAAACGTCCAAAatgatttttttaaaatctgGGTTTAAAAAAATCTTAAATATTTCCAATTAACGAACCCAAAGTTGTTTCTGCTGAAAGGGGAAGGTAATTATCTCAATTAAGTATCCAGCTGTTAAGTTATTCTGGACAGTTTATTAGCCTCTCATCTTGTTGCTATCCATctgtctccctcgccctccaacTCTAGAATAGCTGCGTGACAGTAGAAGGGATATGTTTGACTTGCTTTGCCACATCCCTGACTCAATATCAGTCAAACCACATCGAATCCTGATGTAATGGTGTTTCATCGAACCAATTAAAAGCGTGAGACTGACAATTGTCCTCGTGAATGCAGAACAGGATCGAACCGATACAGCTGGAACAAGAACATTGGTGCAGTTCATTTATCCTATTGATGTGGATTATTGTTATAAGTGTGGGGTTATCCTTGGCCTCTAGCGGCACACTTGCAGTGCTTATAGGACTATTATCATTGATTATTATGGATCAGTGGCCttgtcagtggtggaaaaagtagccAATTGTCATACATGatttaaagtaaagataccttaaaacagaaaaatgactcaagtaaaagggaaagccacccagtaaaatactacttgggtAATAGCATAAAAGTATTTTATTTAAATATAGTTAAGtattaaatgtaaatgtaatttcaaaaatatacttaagtatcaaaagttaaagtataaatcatttcaaaatcCTTATATCaggcaaaccagacggcaccattttcttgttttttaaattgatgGATAGTCAGTGGCACACTAAATCACTGACATAATaacaaattaagcatttgtgtttagtgagtccaccaaatcagaggcaggggatgagcggggatgttctcttgataagtgcgtgaattggaacATTTTCATGCCATGCTATGcagtcaaaatgtaacgagtatttgggtgtcagggaaaatgtaaggagtaaaaagtacattgttttctttaggaatgtactgaagttaaagtaaaagtaatcaaaaatataaatagtaaagtacagatgccccaaaaaactacttaagtagtgctTTAAAATATGTGTACACCTTTGGGCCAGACATAACATTGTAACCTATGTTTGAGATGAGAACAATACGTGGCCACGTCTTTGTGAGTAGTGTGAGTAGCGCTcctgtatctctcacagaactagaatgagatgCACTTTCTATgatcgctctccctctttctgctctgatagacatgaccctgcaactctcatctctccagggTTGCACTTCTTTATAGAAGTGCATTTATTTCTTTATAAAATAATCTCTGCGCAAAGTGTTCTGGAGGAGCTGTAGCACCCCtgataaattgaaatacatttgccaaagttatagaataactgctgtctgttcagaaagaaaTGTAATAATTCATAGTAGCCTACTACACTGCGAAAAGgcctataatttagccacagaggatcaatagtttTTTCGTTTTTTATTAGCCTAGCTCtggattgtgtgtagcccaataacaaggcATAGCCTACTGTCGGGAACTCACGAAAATCTGCCAGGGAACAaacagcatgcagacaaaacaggcctttcgCAATATCTCAAATACAATCGcgggaaaacacaggttggaaagcaaatggttCCTGCTGcaaagagaagactaatctgtctgctGTGGGCtaacaaaatatttgatcaacacCGAAATTTTGTTTTATAAAGTACaggtacaactctccttccgtggcctccaactgctcttaaatgcaagtaacactaaatacatgctcttcatccgatcgctgcccgcacctgcctgcccatccagcatcactactctggacggttctgacttagaatatgtggacaactacaaatacctaggtgtctggttagactgtaaactctccttccagactaacattaggcatctccaatcccaaattaaatctagaatcggcttcctatttctcaactagcctacctggttaaaaaaatcaTATTGTAGCCCACAATatgtctccacacacctaggcctaCTATTGATGGTTTCAAGACTCTCAGTTTGATCTGAGATTCTCAGATTGTCTGTGTCAAAGTGGCATGTCATTTCGATCATTTGTGCGatattaaaaaatattctgcCAAAGTCTCGTCATGTAAAACAATGATGAATATGATTAAATGCGTTTTTAATATGGCAGCATTTACCTTAGGCTACTAAAATGTTCCCCATGTGTGCAACGTCTCTAAGTGCCTCTAGTCTACTGCTCAATGCCACTACTCAAATGTGATGATATGCGTGCAacattttattataaaggtgtttTTTTCCCTTATGCGTTCCGGTACCTCGGAGCTTCCCAGGTCACCACCCTCTCTTGCTCACTTTTTGTTCCTGCACCTcccaatttacaaatgaagcactggGCCTGTCACACATGAAACACATGCAGACTGGGGGCCATTTTGTAGCTTGCCACCTGGTTGAATGTGAGCCCAAACTTGTACTTCCAACAAGGGTATGTGTAACAGAAGTGAATTCACATGTAATGCTGTTGAAGCAGTCACTATACTATGACAATAGGCTACTGTAAATAGAGGCATATAATTTAACAAAGCCTAAACAAACACTATATCCTGTTTAAACCCCCACCAGACAAGACATGATTACATTACATCTGTTGAGGTCACGAGAGGCTGAAACTAGCAACATCCAGAGGACAGAACTTCACTCCCTACTCTCACCAATCATTAGATTAGTTGCCTAAAGGAAGGCTGGCAACACTCATAATCAATGGTGATAGCAGCAGGCTACCCAGCCCTGCTcttgaaaaataaaaacacattgaCTGATAGTGTTTTTGCCTGGAGCGACAGATAAGGACAGATTGTGCCATTCGAAATGTACATGTTCAGACACCACCCAAATGAATGCctgttctattgtattgtgtGCGATCTAGTTCAAAGAACCTTGCAGAGAAGCAGCAGTTCTCCCAGGACCTTTGGACttgttgttttatatttttgcttATATCTTCTCTATTATATAGGCCCATGCCATAATATTTCCTATTTAGTCTACTCTCCTTCATCAACCTCCTACATTAATCTGGGTTTGTCCCTTGATGTCATTGTGATGATGACGTAAGTGTGATGGAGACTGAATTCTACTCAGAACCAAATATAGGCTCTGCGCCATCTGGGCCTACTGTTCTCTTTTAAGGATGATATTCCTATTCCTTTCCTAGTTTGGTCTTCATTATGACACGTCTGACAATCGAGTGACTCATAAGGTTTTGTGAATTAGCTTTGCGCCATCTGGTGGTGAATGCAAACTCATTCCTCTGCCTTCCAGATCCAGGCAGTAGTTTTCCACTCAGACACAAACTGAGCCTTTTGTTGGATTCTCAAGATTCCAGCTTTATCTTTTAGATTGAAGACACAAAATGCCCTTGGCTAGCAGATATTGATCACTGGGTGTCTAAATAGACAGATAGGCCCAGATAATTCAATAATTACGTTTTTTTTCTCCTCCCTTTTATTTAATCGGATTGTTGTGCCAAGATATCACATTAAAAAAGCTGATTATAAGACACAAATAAACCTGCTGACGGATCTAGTTTGGCTGCTGCCAA containing:
- the LOC139390821 gene encoding uncharacterized protein, translating into MISEADRQGAVRPKRSPSDGHRDRDRDRDFSPRRRSEADQHYLQERHQEGINDLPAGKRQMMEKFFTPVHSPPPGGITSQKHRHHRDQEREIHSYRRSRDNDTRSSERHVHHHHRGNHFQDDQEQSHRRHHHHPQHLHHDDEMSDHHTTVTLSRASSSSLSSSESSSSDSSIEWSGIDDKFSLKHASRPQHTMSCSNIAGGRQFREDDSELQVYATVKQGQLHGGGSPGTNHRAQGRGGQEPSYSELNRGHSRSEEGLLQNTGTDRGKARTPPHLKHGPLYKTASLGRSLAFSEEVLAGPKRAVSSIQLPSKGILKNKEAPPDIRKAKSMEVLSPRVAGKTAGPKGKQDVEALKDAARQSMVKGKIQFSAFLDEITKQVISPARLNTLGVPVETVGPGPAKTPASPKSQLKSQPQLPLKKQGDGQGEERETVAKPRKLRNDSDTRSRKISLPTKFGYESKNHTPRLGSPPTRHSSQPYPPHPPAGYEDQPASLPDFQGPVGNRHGRYGSLLTDGTVSSSPEPSHHKHRSYKHLDQSHRSTHSPPSSPHTQQPQLPHRTPIRTHSPPPVAGPESESPSSKSDSSRNRDRDTASPSSEQSDRHNRSTYRWRPKPHRALTGDKGELQALQEENAELHQNLMQTVVCIESLEAELARAREELSHMKEKFKRLQDTHTGTQHTNSLLGEKLHSATESLSSERKYMVQRIAHLSTELEQANATIASLENINVPCLIKELIEKHFDSGDTVKQFLKNALKTGQSTSDIQSPATKLEQKPSDWSGAGLREFEAGPQKVTAFMPWKQEEGFGVIGQTGNEDSRPMSPPFSVADISMAIYKKLAASQAARQPRPSNYQPHTDTPPNPYPLVELGTGGAEGAWEEGYLVPAVKGGVAVAGRAAESKQGAVVDVSYLTAQRVLDDFMHQLTHPEDGSGGGERGHKANGGGGTAEERGAE